A single Stutzerimonas stutzeri DNA region contains:
- the ehuA gene encoding ectoine/hydroxyectoine ABC transporter ATP-binding protein EhuA: MNTSPQLDTPTHSGNGMAEPLVRFDQVTKRYGSLTVLDHLDLEIANGEKVAIIGPSGSGKSTLLRALMTLETIDEGVIEVDGEPLTHMPASDGHLVPASGRYQRHVRGKVGMVFQSFNLFPHMDARQNVMEAPVQVLGLSKREARERADELLAMVGLEDKLEHYPAQLSGGQQQRVAIARAMAMRPRVMLFDEVTSALDPELCGEVLNVIRQLGEEHNLTMLMVTHQMGFAREFADRVCFFNAGRIHEQGTPEELFGNPREARTREFLSAVTQAS, translated from the coding sequence ATGAACACCTCACCGCAACTCGACACCCCGACTCACAGCGGCAACGGCATGGCCGAACCCCTGGTGCGCTTCGATCAGGTAACCAAGCGCTACGGCAGCCTGACCGTGCTCGATCATCTGGATCTGGAAATCGCCAACGGTGAGAAGGTCGCGATCATCGGTCCAAGCGGCTCGGGCAAATCGACGCTGCTGCGCGCGTTGATGACGCTGGAGACCATTGACGAGGGTGTCATCGAAGTCGACGGAGAGCCGTTGACCCACATGCCCGCGTCCGACGGGCACCTGGTTCCGGCCAGTGGCCGTTATCAGCGCCACGTTCGCGGCAAGGTCGGCATGGTATTCCAGAGCTTCAACCTGTTCCCTCACATGGATGCTCGGCAGAACGTGATGGAAGCGCCGGTGCAGGTGCTGGGGCTGTCCAAGCGCGAAGCGCGCGAGCGTGCCGACGAGTTGCTGGCCATGGTCGGGCTTGAAGACAAGCTCGAGCATTATCCGGCGCAGCTCTCCGGTGGCCAGCAACAACGGGTCGCCATCGCACGAGCCATGGCGATGCGCCCGAGGGTGATGCTGTTTGACGAAGTGACCTCGGCACTGGACCCCGAACTCTGTGGCGAAGTACTCAATGTTATCCGGCAACTGGGCGAAGAGCACAACCTGACCATGTTGATGGTCACGCACCAGATGGGATTCGCCCGCGAATTCGCAGACCGCGTATGCTTTTTTAATGCAGGCCGTATCCACGAACAGGGCACGCCCGAAGAACTGTTCGGCAACCCTCGCGAGGCGCGCACACGGGAATTCCTCAGTGCGGTAACCCAGGCGAGCTAG
- the ehuD gene encoding ectoine/hydroxyectoine ABC transporter permease subunit EhuD → MSFFDWQFALDILPQLLQASLKTIGITLAGFAIAVVLGLLLAVARRSRTMWISWPATGLIEFIRSTPLLIQAYFLFYVFPNYGINLSALQAGIIAIAVHYACYTAEVYRAGLDAVPRGQWEAVTALNMTPLTAYRDVILPQALRPILPALGNYLVAMLKDTPVLSAITVVEIMQQAKNIGSESFRYLEPITMVGLFFLLLSLALAWCVRRLENHLEVAR, encoded by the coding sequence ATGAGCTTCTTCGATTGGCAATTTGCCCTGGATATCCTCCCGCAGTTGCTACAGGCCTCGTTGAAGACCATCGGCATCACCCTGGCCGGCTTCGCCATCGCCGTCGTGCTTGGCCTGCTGCTGGCGGTCGCGCGCCGGAGCCGGACGATGTGGATTTCGTGGCCTGCGACCGGCCTGATCGAATTCATCCGCAGCACGCCGCTACTGATCCAGGCCTACTTCCTCTTCTACGTATTCCCCAACTACGGCATCAATCTCAGTGCCCTGCAGGCCGGAATCATCGCCATTGCGGTGCACTACGCGTGCTATACCGCCGAGGTCTACCGGGCAGGACTCGACGCCGTCCCGCGCGGGCAGTGGGAAGCGGTGACCGCCCTGAACATGACGCCACTGACCGCTTACCGCGATGTAATTCTGCCGCAGGCGCTGCGCCCGATCCTGCCGGCGCTCGGCAATTATCTGGTGGCGATGCTGAAGGATACGCCGGTGCTTTCGGCAATCACCGTGGTCGAAATCATGCAGCAGGCCAAGAACATTGGCTCCGAAAGCTTCCGTTACCTGGAACCGATCACGATGGTCGGGTTGTTCTTCCTGTTGCTCAGCCTGGCGCTGGCCTGGTGCGTTCGCCGTCTTGAAAATCACTTGGAGGTTGCCCGATGA
- the ehuC gene encoding ectoine/hydroxyectoine ABC transporter permease subunit EhuC translates to MGELLPLMLQGAWVTLQITFWASLLAIICAVLGALGRLSPFAPLRWFSIAYIEVFRGTSLLVQLFWLYFVLPMPPFHVELSAFTVAVFGLGLHIGAYGAEVMRGTIRSVARGQHEACVALNMTPLKRFTRIILPQALLAAIPPGTNLLIELLKNTSLVSLITISDLAFRARQLDQATFMTLEIFGMALLMYFVMAQAINLAMRLIERRLSRGRIKGGLA, encoded by the coding sequence ATGGGAGAACTCCTTCCCCTGATGCTGCAAGGTGCCTGGGTAACGCTTCAGATCACCTTCTGGGCGTCGCTGCTGGCGATCATCTGTGCGGTACTCGGCGCCCTGGGCCGCTTGTCGCCGTTCGCTCCGCTGCGCTGGTTTTCGATCGCCTACATAGAAGTGTTCCGAGGCACCTCGCTGCTGGTGCAGCTGTTCTGGCTGTATTTCGTACTGCCCATGCCACCGTTCCACGTGGAACTGTCCGCATTCACCGTAGCGGTTTTCGGCCTCGGGCTTCATATCGGCGCCTATGGCGCGGAAGTCATGCGCGGCACCATCCGCTCGGTGGCACGCGGCCAGCACGAAGCCTGCGTGGCGCTGAACATGACGCCGCTGAAACGCTTCACCCGTATCATCCTGCCGCAAGCGCTGCTGGCTGCCATTCCGCCGGGAACCAACCTGCTGATCGAACTGCTGAAGAACACCTCGCTGGTTTCTCTGATCACCATTTCGGATCTGGCCTTCCGGGCGCGCCAGCTCGACCAGGCGACGTTCATGACCCTTGAAATCTTCGGTATGGCGCTGCTCATGTATTTTGTCATGGCCCAGGCGATCAACCTCGCCATGCGCCTGATCGAACGGCGTCTGAGCCGGGGCCGAATCAAGGGAGGCCTGGCATGA
- the ehuB gene encoding ectoine/hydroxyectoine ABC transporter substrate-binding protein EhuB — protein MMNRANPFRLGKLLLACAVTSSLSLSTLAQADTLDEIKQSNSVRIGYANETPFAYTATDGSVTGESPEIVEKIFQRMGIETIKPVLTEWGSLIPGLRAGRFDLIAAGMYITPERCKQVIFTDPQYQLPDTLLVKAGNPKDLHSYEDIAKSGAKLAIMSGTVNLAYARDGGISDDQILQVPDTTAQLQAVRSGRADAAVGTQLTMKGLAEKGGDSLEAISEFKDDPAHTGYGALAFRPEDTALRDAVNAELKQWLGSEDHLKTVAPFGFDESNITDKTAAQLCAQ, from the coding sequence ATGATGAATCGCGCAAACCCCTTCCGATTAGGCAAGCTTCTGCTGGCCTGCGCCGTCACCTCCAGCCTTTCGCTCTCGACTCTCGCCCAGGCCGACACCCTTGATGAGATCAAGCAAAGCAACAGCGTGCGCATTGGCTACGCCAACGAAACCCCTTTTGCCTATACCGCTACCGACGGCAGCGTGACCGGTGAATCCCCCGAAATCGTCGAAAAAATCTTCCAGCGCATGGGTATCGAAACCATCAAGCCCGTCCTTACCGAGTGGGGCTCGCTGATTCCGGGTCTGCGCGCCGGCCGTTTCGACCTGATCGCGGCCGGCATGTACATCACGCCAGAACGTTGCAAGCAGGTCATTTTTACCGACCCGCAATACCAGTTGCCTGACACCCTGCTGGTGAAGGCAGGTAATCCGAAGGACCTGCACAGCTACGAAGACATCGCCAAGAGCGGCGCCAAGCTGGCGATCATGTCCGGTACAGTCAACCTCGCCTATGCACGAGATGGCGGTATCAGCGATGACCAGATACTCCAGGTCCCGGATACCACCGCGCAGCTGCAGGCAGTGCGCAGCGGGCGTGCCGACGCAGCAGTCGGCACCCAGTTGACCATGAAAGGCCTGGCCGAGAAGGGCGGCGATTCGCTCGAGGCGATCAGCGAATTCAAGGACGATCCGGCGCATACCGGCTACGGCGCGCTGGCGTTCCGACCCGAAGACACCGCCCTGCGCGATGCGGTCAACGCGGAGCTGAAACAGTGGCTGGGCAGTGAGGATCACCTCAAGACCGTCGCGCCGTTCGGTTTCGACGAGTCCAACATCACCGACAAGACCGCCGCGCAGCTCTGCGCCCAGTGA
- a CDS encoding PLP-dependent aminotransferase family protein — protein MRNWKQALLAARSGASKYKLLVTAIATDIEQGNLQDGQRLPPQRLLAEQLDISVQTVTNAYKELERQGWVRCEVGRGSFVSRRISERVASSMLDRGENSLLDFSTARIVRTETHDRFWRQTCEELAAEHEQPWIHACRPIAGFEHHREVGVQWLAGLGLTVELQDLLLTNGTSHAIFLALASLAGPDDLVLCENCTDHGVIGTAQVLGFTLQGVETDRHGLDPEHFEDLCGNERVTALVCTPNLNNPTSTIMPDMRRREIAEIARRYGVYVIEDDVYGPLLGEHREALPISHYLPELSFYCTSLTKSVLTGLRIGYLAMPRRLALRTESILRVNSWMAAPLLGEIATRWIERGQANELVHLQRELIASRQAAVTAELGDYLRGSHPASLSAWLNVPEHWELDALQHELRRREIALTLPDPFLPPGSRRPRAMRLCIGAECDDERLREGLCSIREVFEQFPEIHEFRGAR, from the coding sequence ATGCGCAACTGGAAACAGGCCTTGCTCGCTGCCCGTAGTGGCGCGTCCAAATACAAGCTGCTGGTTACCGCCATTGCAACCGACATCGAACAGGGCAATCTGCAGGACGGGCAGCGCCTGCCGCCGCAGCGCTTGCTCGCCGAGCAACTCGACATCAGCGTGCAAACGGTGACCAACGCCTACAAGGAGTTGGAGCGTCAGGGCTGGGTGCGTTGCGAGGTCGGGCGCGGCAGCTTCGTCAGCCGGCGCATCAGTGAACGTGTCGCCAGTTCGATGCTCGATCGCGGCGAGAATTCGCTGCTCGACTTCTCCACGGCGCGCATCGTGCGTACCGAGACCCATGACCGTTTCTGGCGGCAGACCTGCGAGGAACTGGCGGCCGAGCATGAGCAGCCGTGGATCCACGCCTGCCGGCCGATCGCCGGTTTCGAGCATCACCGCGAAGTCGGCGTGCAATGGCTCGCCGGGCTGGGGCTGACAGTGGAGCTACAGGATCTGCTGCTCACCAATGGAACCTCCCACGCAATTTTCCTCGCCCTCGCCTCACTGGCCGGGCCCGACGATCTGGTCCTCTGCGAAAACTGTACCGACCACGGTGTAATCGGCACCGCCCAGGTGCTCGGCTTCACCCTGCAAGGCGTGGAGACCGACCGCCATGGTCTCGATCCGGAACATTTCGAGGACCTGTGCGGCAACGAGCGGGTCACCGCGCTGGTCTGTACGCCGAATCTGAATAACCCCACCAGCACCATAATGCCGGACATGCGTCGCCGCGAAATCGCTGAGATCGCCCGCCGCTACGGCGTCTATGTGATCGAGGACGACGTGTACGGCCCGCTGCTCGGCGAGCATCGCGAAGCCTTGCCGATCAGCCATTACCTGCCGGAGTTGTCGTTCTACTGCACCAGCCTGACCAAGTCGGTACTCACCGGCCTGCGCATCGGCTATCTCGCCATGCCGCGGCGGCTGGCGTTGCGCACCGAAAGCATTCTGCGGGTAAACAGCTGGATGGCCGCACCCTTGCTGGGCGAAATTGCCACCCGCTGGATCGAACGGGGGCAGGCCAACGAACTGGTGCACCTGCAACGCGAGCTGATCGCCTCCCGTCAGGCCGCGGTGACTGCCGAACTGGGCGATTACCTGCGCGGCAGCCACCCCGCTTCCCTCAGCGCCTGGCTCAACGTGCCCGAACATTGGGAACTGGATGCGCTGCAGCACGAGCTGCGGCGGCGCGAAATAGCCTTGACCCTGCCCGATCCTTTTTTGCCACCGGGTAGCCGTCGCCCACGGGCGATGCGTCTATGCATCGGTGCAGAGTGCGACGACGAACGCCTGCGTGAGGGGCTCTGCAGCATCCGCGAAGTCTTCGAACAGTTCCCCGAGATTCATGAATTTCGCGGCGCGCGCTGA
- the eutB gene encoding hydroxyectoine utilization dehydratase EutB, with translation MQPILFDQLLDARERIRGLVRETPLERSATLSRLTGVPVWLKLESQQTTGSFKLRGASHAVARLPAAQKRLGVVTASTGNHGRALAFAAAQQGVRAIVCLSQLVPENKVQAIRELGAEVVIVGHSQDDAQVEAERIEREQGATFIPAFDHPHIIAGQGTLGLEILEQCPDVAEVLVPLSGGGLLAGVALGLKRQRPDIRVHGISMRRGAAMHASLDAGHPVEVEECPSLADSLGGGIGLGNRHTFGLVRELADHLHLLDEPAIAVGIRHAYHQERLVLEGAAAVGIAALLERVIEPRGSVVVVISGRNVDTGQHLRVLNGANE, from the coding sequence ATGCAGCCGATCCTTTTCGACCAGCTCCTCGACGCTCGCGAGCGCATACGCGGTCTCGTTCGGGAAACCCCCCTTGAGCGTTCGGCCACGCTCAGTCGGCTGACGGGCGTGCCGGTATGGCTGAAGCTGGAGTCACAGCAGACAACCGGCAGCTTCAAGCTGCGAGGGGCGAGCCATGCGGTTGCGAGACTGCCGGCGGCGCAGAAACGACTCGGTGTGGTGACAGCCTCTACCGGCAACCATGGCCGCGCGCTCGCCTTTGCTGCGGCGCAGCAGGGCGTCAGGGCGATTGTCTGCCTGTCGCAATTGGTTCCGGAGAACAAAGTACAGGCGATCCGCGAGTTGGGCGCCGAGGTGGTGATCGTTGGCCATAGCCAGGACGATGCTCAGGTCGAGGCCGAACGCATCGAGCGGGAACAGGGCGCCACCTTCATTCCCGCCTTCGATCATCCGCATATCATCGCTGGCCAAGGCACGCTGGGTCTGGAAATCCTTGAACAATGCCCGGACGTCGCCGAGGTGCTGGTGCCGCTCTCCGGAGGTGGGCTGTTGGCGGGTGTCGCCCTGGGCCTCAAGCGCCAGCGCCCGGATATCCGCGTGCATGGCATCAGCATGCGCCGTGGTGCGGCGATGCATGCGAGCCTCGATGCTGGCCATCCGGTCGAGGTTGAGGAATGCCCGAGCCTGGCCGATTCACTCGGCGGCGGCATCGGGCTGGGCAATCGCCACACCTTCGGTCTCGTCCGTGAGCTGGCCGATCACCTCCACCTGCTCGATGAGCCGGCCATCGCCGTCGGCATCCGTCATGCCTATCACCAGGAACGGCTGGTGCTCGAAGGCGCTGCCGCGGTAGGCATCGCCGCCCTGCTCGAACGCGTGATCGAGCCTCGTGGTTCGGTGGTCGTCGTGATCAGCGGCCGCAATGTGGATACCGGTCAGCACCTGCGCGTGCTCAACGGCGCAAACGAATAA
- a CDS encoding cyclodeaminase, translating into MAETLLLSETDLRACLALDPASLDAVEDAFRLLATEAVAMPPIMRLDIPEHNGEVDVKTAYLPGLPRFAIKVSPGFFDNPALGLPSLNGLMMLFSARTGLLDALLLDNGFLTAVRTAAAGAVAAKWLSRPNASRVAIIGAGEQARLQLAALRLVRDIHEVRIWARDPAKAAAFADELEGLHARVADSLDAAMDGVDIAITTTPSRTPLIQPRHLQPGLHITAMGSDAEHKNEISAAALVACDLYVADRLSQTRVLGELHHAITAGLVDSDSSSLTELGQVIAGHHPGRTSAGQVTLCDLTGTGAQDTAIASFAFDRARAAGRGFIFNP; encoded by the coding sequence ATGGCCGAGACTCTGCTGCTCAGCGAAACCGATCTCCGCGCCTGCCTGGCCCTCGATCCGGCCAGCCTCGACGCGGTCGAAGATGCGTTCCGCCTGCTTGCCACCGAGGCGGTGGCGATGCCGCCGATCATGCGTCTGGACATTCCCGAGCACAACGGTGAGGTCGACGTGAAGACGGCCTATCTGCCGGGCCTGCCGCGTTTCGCCATCAAGGTCAGCCCCGGATTCTTCGACAATCCGGCGCTCGGGCTGCCCAGCCTCAATGGGCTGATGATGCTGTTCTCGGCGCGCACCGGACTGCTCGACGCGTTGTTGCTGGACAACGGCTTCCTGACCGCCGTGCGTACCGCTGCCGCCGGTGCGGTGGCAGCAAAGTGGCTAAGTCGTCCAAACGCCAGCCGCGTGGCGATCATCGGGGCTGGCGAGCAGGCGCGCTTGCAATTGGCAGCCTTGCGGCTGGTGCGCGACATTCACGAGGTGCGTATCTGGGCGCGAGATCCAGCCAAGGCGGCCGCTTTTGCCGACGAGCTTGAAGGACTCCATGCGCGAGTCGCCGACAGCCTCGATGCCGCGATGGATGGTGTCGATATCGCGATTACCACCACACCCAGCCGCACGCCCTTGATACAGCCGCGTCATCTGCAACCGGGCCTGCACATCACAGCCATGGGCTCCGATGCCGAACACAAGAACGAAATCTCCGCGGCCGCTCTGGTCGCCTGCGATCTATACGTCGCCGACCGTCTGAGCCAGACCCGGGTGCTCGGTGAATTGCACCACGCGATCACGGCGGGCCTGGTGGACAGCGATTCGTCGTCGCTGACCGAACTTGGGCAGGTGATCGCCGGCCATCATCCCGGCCGCACCTCGGCCGGTCAGGTCACCCTCTGCGACCTGACCGGCACCGGCGCGCAGGACACTGCCATCGCCAGCTTCGCCTTCGACCGGGCTCGCGCAGCGGGCAGGGGTTTCATCTTCAACCCCTGA
- the doeA gene encoding ectoine hydrolase DoeA (DoeA (degradation of ectoine A) is also called EutD (ectoine utilization D).), which translates to MSEIVVNLPFSREEYALRIARVRQAMADRGIELLIVTDPSNMAWLTGYDGWSFYVHQCVLLALEGDPLWFGRDQDANGARRTVFMGDDDIVGYPDHYVQSSVRHPMDYLACEVIPARGWDRLAIGVEMDNYYFSAAAFRSLQEHLPRTRFIDATALVNWRRAVKSPQEIEYMRVAARIVQRMHEAIYERIEPGLRKNELVADIYRAGILGVDGHGGDYPAIVPLLPTGADASAPHLTWNDSPFRLGSGTFFEIAGCYKRYHCPLSRTIYLGKPPPHFLEAEQAVVEGISAGLAVARPGNTTGDIARAFLRVLDKFDIQKDSRCGYPIGISYPPDWGERTMSLRPSDESVLEPGMTFHFIPGLWMDDWGLEITESILITETGMQTFCDLPRKLYVKD; encoded by the coding sequence ATGTCCGAAATCGTCGTCAATCTCCCCTTCAGCCGGGAGGAATATGCGTTGCGAATCGCCAGGGTTCGGCAGGCCATGGCTGATCGCGGTATCGAGCTGCTGATCGTCACCGACCCGTCCAACATGGCCTGGTTGACCGGCTATGACGGCTGGTCGTTCTACGTGCACCAGTGTGTGTTGCTGGCGCTGGAGGGCGATCCGCTCTGGTTTGGTCGCGATCAGGACGCCAACGGCGCGCGTCGCACGGTGTTCATGGGAGACGACGACATCGTTGGCTACCCGGATCACTACGTGCAATCGAGCGTACGTCATCCGATGGACTACCTTGCATGCGAGGTCATCCCTGCGCGCGGCTGGGACCGCCTGGCCATCGGCGTGGAGATGGATAACTACTACTTCAGTGCAGCGGCCTTCCGCTCGTTGCAGGAGCACCTGCCGCGCACGCGCTTTATCGATGCCACCGCGCTGGTCAACTGGCGGCGGGCGGTGAAGTCACCTCAGGAAATCGAGTACATGCGCGTCGCAGCGCGCATCGTCCAGCGCATGCACGAGGCGATCTACGAGCGCATCGAGCCGGGCCTGCGCAAGAACGAACTGGTCGCCGACATCTACCGTGCCGGTATTCTCGGGGTTGACGGCCATGGCGGCGACTACCCGGCAATCGTGCCGTTGCTACCGACCGGCGCCGATGCCAGCGCGCCGCATCTGACCTGGAACGACAGCCCGTTTCGGCTGGGTTCGGGCACCTTCTTCGAAATCGCGGGGTGCTACAAACGCTACCACTGCCCGCTGTCACGAACTATCTACCTGGGCAAGCCGCCGCCGCATTTTCTGGAGGCCGAGCAAGCCGTGGTAGAGGGCATTTCCGCTGGCCTCGCGGTGGCGCGTCCGGGCAATACCACGGGGGACATCGCCCGGGCGTTCCTTCGGGTGCTGGACAAGTTCGATATCCAGAAAGACAGCCGCTGCGGCTACCCGATCGGCATCAGCTACCCTCCCGACTGGGGTGAGCGGACCATGAGCCTGCGCCCAAGCGATGAAAGCGTGCTCGAACCGGGTATGACCTTCCATTTCATACCCGGACTGTGGATGGACGATTGGGGCCTGGAGATCACCGAGAGCATCCTGATCACCGAGACCGGGATGCAAACCTTCTGCGACCTGCCACGCAAACTCTACGTCAAGGACTGA
- the doeB gene encoding N(2)-acetyl-L-2,4-diaminobutanoate deacetylase DoeB: MSETPLRNPISPTVDFERDGVQHGYLRLPYSRDDSAWGALMIPISVVKNGAGPTALFSGGNHGDEYEGPLALSKLARGLDPARLRGRVIIIPFMNAPAVWAGTRTSPIDRGNLNRSFPGRPDGSVTEKIADYFQRHLLPLADLVLDIHSGGKTLDFLPFAACHVLADKVQQARCEAAMRAFAAPYCMRMLEQDALGMYDTAAEALGKIFVTTELGGGGSVSARSLAIAERGVRNLLIHFDLLDGEAEPSESVMLDMPDEDCYLCSESDGLLEMCKDLGETVQRGERVARVHDARRTGVAPVEYRAPRGGLISARHFPGRVQSGDTLAVIAQVVL; encoded by the coding sequence ATGAGCGAAACACCCTTGCGCAACCCGATCAGCCCCACCGTCGACTTCGAGCGCGACGGTGTCCAGCACGGTTATCTGCGACTGCCCTACTCGCGCGATGATTCGGCCTGGGGCGCGCTGATGATTCCGATCAGCGTAGTGAAGAACGGCGCCGGGCCCACCGCGCTGTTCAGCGGCGGCAACCACGGCGATGAGTACGAGGGACCGCTGGCACTGAGCAAGCTGGCGCGCGGCCTCGATCCGGCGCGCCTGCGCGGTCGGGTGATCATCATCCCGTTCATGAACGCGCCGGCCGTATGGGCCGGCACACGCACCTCGCCGATCGATCGTGGCAACCTCAACCGCAGCTTTCCCGGGCGCCCCGACGGCAGCGTGACTGAGAAGATCGCCGACTATTTCCAGCGTCATCTGCTGCCGTTGGCCGACCTGGTGCTCGATATCCACTCCGGTGGCAAGACCCTCGACTTCCTGCCGTTCGCCGCCTGTCATGTCCTGGCGGACAAGGTCCAGCAGGCACGCTGCGAAGCGGCTATGCGCGCCTTCGCGGCGCCCTACTGCATGCGCATGCTGGAGCAGGACGCGTTGGGCATGTACGACACCGCGGCCGAGGCACTGGGCAAGATTTTCGTCACCACCGAACTGGGCGGCGGCGGCTCCGTCAGTGCCCGTAGCCTCGCCATCGCCGAGCGTGGCGTGCGCAACCTGTTGATCCATTTCGACTTGCTTGACGGGGAAGCCGAGCCATCCGAATCGGTCATGCTCGACATGCCGGATGAGGATTGCTACCTCTGCAGCGAAAGCGATGGCCTGCTTGAAATGTGCAAGGACCTGGGTGAGACCGTGCAGCGCGGCGAGCGGGTGGCGCGGGTCCACGATGCGCGCCGCACCGGTGTAGCGCCGGTCGAGTACCGGGCTCCGCGTGGCGGTCTGATCAGCGCGCGGCATTTTCCCGGACGGGTACAAAGCGGTGACACGCTGGCCGTGATCGCGCAGGTGGTGCTGTGA
- a CDS encoding Lrp/AsnC family transcriptional regulator — MHKLDRYDLKILRILSEDGRITKSALAEAINLSVTPAWERVRKLEAAGLVRGYRALIDWGALFRTQQVLVEISLARHTAQDMRRFEQRLAAAPEVAFCYATGGGIDYIAMIRARDIDHYQRFIDMLLTDDLGIERYYTYIVTKDIKLDQGNAPTAFDEQAQALRTAQS, encoded by the coding sequence ATGCACAAGCTCGACCGCTATGACCTGAAGATTTTGCGCATCCTGTCCGAAGACGGGCGGATCACCAAATCGGCGCTGGCCGAGGCCATCAACCTGTCGGTAACCCCTGCCTGGGAGCGCGTGCGCAAGCTCGAGGCCGCCGGACTGGTGCGCGGTTATCGCGCACTGATCGACTGGGGCGCGTTGTTCCGCACCCAGCAGGTACTGGTGGAAATCAGCCTGGCGCGGCACACCGCGCAGGACATGCGACGCTTCGAGCAACGACTGGCCGCGGCACCGGAGGTCGCGTTCTGCTACGCCACCGGCGGCGGCATCGACTACATCGCCATGATTCGAGCGCGCGACATCGACCACTACCAGCGCTTCATCGACATGCTGCTGACAGATGACCTGGGGATCGAGCGCTACTACACCTACATCGTCACCAAAGACATCAAACTCGACCAGGGCAATGCGCCCACGGCGTTCGACGAGCAAGCACAGGCGCTGCGGACGGCGCAGTCCTGA
- a CDS encoding 7-cyano-7-deazaguanine/7-aminomethyl-7-deazaguanine transporter yields MLQIPSSVRRITLGGLIAFHILIIIASNYLVQLPITLFGWHTTWGAFSFPFIFLATDLTVRLLGKGPARRVIARVMLPALVASYVVSVLFHQGAFSGLAALGEFNLFVFRIAVASFLAYALGQVLDIQVFDRLRRLRQWWIAPSASTVFGNLLDTFLFFSVAFWHSDDPFMAANWVEIASVDYVIKLAVSLALFVPLYGMLLNAIVRLLPGQPTAAASR; encoded by the coding sequence ATGCTGCAAATCCCTTCATCGGTCCGCCGGATCACCCTGGGCGGCCTGATCGCGTTTCACATACTGATCATCATCGCCAGCAATTATCTGGTGCAACTGCCGATCACCCTGTTCGGCTGGCACACCACCTGGGGCGCGTTCAGCTTCCCGTTTATCTTCCTGGCCACCGACCTGACGGTGCGCCTGCTCGGCAAAGGCCCGGCACGACGCGTCATCGCGCGGGTCATGCTCCCTGCACTGGTGGCCTCCTACGTCGTCTCGGTGCTCTTCCACCAGGGCGCATTCAGCGGCCTGGCCGCGCTCGGCGAGTTCAACCTGTTCGTGTTCCGTATCGCGGTCGCCAGCTTTCTGGCCTACGCGCTCGGCCAGGTGCTGGACATCCAGGTATTCGACCGTCTGCGACGGCTGCGCCAGTGGTGGATCGCGCCCAGTGCCTCCACCGTGTTCGGTAACCTGCTGGACACTTTCCTGTTTTTCTCAGTCGCCTTCTGGCACAGCGACGATCCCTTCATGGCGGCCAACTGGGTGGAGATCGCCAGTGTCGACTACGTGATAAAACTGGCCGTCAGCCTGGCGCTGTTCGTGCCGCTCTACGGCATGCTGTTGAACGCCATCGTGCGCCTGCTGCCGGGCCAGCCGACCGCCGCCGCGTCACGTTGA